Sequence from the Streptomyces sp. R33 genome:
AGCACGACCTTGGCGCCCCCGAGGGACCGCAGTGCGTCCGCAACGCTCGTACCTGCCGTGCTGTCGACGTAGTGGTGTGCGCCGAGCTGCTCGGCGAATTCCGCCTTGTCGGCCCCGCGGGCGATGGCCACGGTCTCGAAGCCCATCGCCACCGCATACTGCACGGCGAGATGGCCTAGGCCGCCGATGCCGAGTACGGCGACCAAGTCACCCGGCCGCGCGGAACTGCGCCGCAACCCGTTGTACGTGGTCACTCCCGCGCAGGCCATCGGTGCCGCATCGGTGGCGGCCAGCGCGTCGGGGATCCGGGCCAGGGCGTCGGACGGCGCGATCACCGCCTCCGCGAACCCCCCGTCGTATGCCCAGCCCGGGACCTTGAGGTTCTCGCAGACGATGAAGTCGCCCTGTCTGCAAGGAGTGCAGTGGCCGCAGCTCCCGCCGAACCAGCCGACGGCGACCCTGTCACCGACCTGCCAGCCCCTGTCCTCTGCCCCTTCGCCCAAGGCTTCGATCCGGCCGGCGACCTCATGGCCGGGGACGAGCGGGAACCGCACGCCCGGCACCTTGGCGCCCACGAAGACGGCATCGCTGTGGCAGATCCCGCAGGCATCGACGGCGATGCGCACGTGGTCGGGCCCCGGCTGCGGCACCTCCCGCTCGACGATCTCGAACCGTCCGTCGGGGGAGGTGACCTGCGCGACTCGATACGTACCCATCCGACCCTCTCTCAGACACGATTCGGCGCCCCCGCATTCCAGCAGAACAGCTCCGTCCCGATCGCGCGCGCCGACGGTCACATGCGGGTGGATGCGGAGGCTGTCGTCCGTCACGTGCGGTCACTGTGTTGCTGTCGCGCGGCGGTGTCACCGCGCCAAGAGCGTCAACTTCACCGCAGGTTGATTCACCCGCAAGCGTGGTGGATGTGTGGCGTTTGACGGAGGCTTTCGGTCATGACGGGGTGGGCGGGGAGGGAGCGACGCAGCGGGGGCGGCGGGCCTGCGGCGTGATGCGTGACGGTGTGGCGGGAGCGGTTCGAGGGCGGATTCCGCAAACCCCCGCACGCGGGATTGGCCGAGCCCCTGCCTTCGTCACTTTACGTGTTCAGGCCCTGTCCGGTGCCCTTGCGGCGTGTTCCGGCTTCATCATGGCACGCAGCAGACGCGGCCGATCGGTGGTGCCTTTCAGCAGCGTCGATGCGAAGGAAATCACCATGACCACACCTCCCGTTCCGCTGCGTGTCGCCCTGGCCAACGGCAGCTTGTAGCTGCCGGTTACCCGCGCGCCCGCGGGCGCGGACTGAACTTCGTGACCGACTGGGTCACATGGGGGTTCGCCCTTGACGACACCGTCAACCGTGCCGATGCGCCCTGTCGGTCGTGGCAGCCGTCATCGCCGACACCTTCCGTGTCCTGCACGCCGACCCACGCGGCCCCGTCCCCGAGCCGCTACGTGGGGCCAGCCAGGGCCTGTGGGACCTGATGACCCGCGCAGCCGACCACATGTCCAAGGAGTGGCTGGGCCAGCATCGGACCGACGTGGGGGTACTCCTGCGAGGAATCGTGCACAAGTTCCTGATCGGGGCCTTTCCTGAACCGCCGGACGTCGAGGCCGCCCTGGCCGTCCCCGTGGACGACGGAATGACGATGTTCACCAACGACATCGAGTACTTCGACGGCTTCGAGCTCCCGCTGCTCGCGAAGGCCACCAGCGGCTACGTGCGGATGCGTATCCAACTCGACGAGGCCACCGCCATCCAGAACGACGTCTTCTTCATTCACCGCGACCGGCTCACCGGCGACTCCGACGGCACCGTCAACATCGTCGCAGCCCTCGAACGCCAACACGGCAAAGGAACCGAACACGCCCTCCTGCCAGCCCGCACTATGTATCTGGACCGGCTCACCGCCCTGGAATCAGCCTGCGGCCAATTCGTCGACCAATGCCGCTCCCTCTGCCGTGACAGCGAATCCGTGGCGCAGGCCGAGCTGTACGCGAAAAACGTGTACGACCTGCTGCACGGCACCTGCCATGCCCACGTCTATGTCGCCGCCCGCGGCTACCTCGACGCGCAGCCCACCGTCCCGCCCGTCTCCAGCTGCTCGCGGACTACAAAGACTGCACCCCGGCGCGTCCGTGGGTACAGTGGGGTTTTTGCAGGTGAATGGGGTTGCCCGGGTGGGTGAACTGACTGCTCGGGGCCTGTTGCCGGGGCGGTGGGGCCGGTAGAACCGCTCTCGTGATGATCATGATGATGCGGGCCGCCACTGCGACCGCCGCTGCTCTTGCCCTGTCCCTCCCTGTCGCTGCGGCGCCCGCGCATGCTGCTGGGGAGCGCACTGTGCCGCAGGTTCTCCCGATGGGCGTCGCGGTGACTGTGTTGCCGGTCGCGGCCGAGGACCGGACCGGCTACCAGCGCACCAGCTCGCCGGCCGGCCCCGCAGACGCCCAGACATGCTCCTGGCCGACCGTGGCTACGACCACGACAAGTACCGCCGCCTGGTCTGGGCGACCGGAGTCAAACCCGTGATCGCCCGCCGCGGAGTCCCGCACGGCTCCGGCCTCGGCGTCTACCGGTGGGTTGTGGAGCGGAGCATCGCCTGGCTCCACGGCTTCCGCCGGCTACGGATCCGGTGGGAACGACGCGACGACATCCACGAGGCGTTCCTCGGCCTTGCCACCTGCCTCATCACCCACCGGCACGACCAACGCCTTTGTTACTGACTTTTCCGTTGAGTTGTCGGGGGTGACATCGCATGATCCCTGCGGTAGTTCGTGACCATGAGGTATGCCCAGGGTGGTGGTCTCACTCCGCAGAGGCAGGCCGCGCGGGAGCGGGTGCGCATGCTCGCCGCCGACGACTTTGCGCGGGATGAGAAGAACGTGGTGATAGCCAAACGGCTTCGGGTCAGTGTGCGGTCGGTGGAACGGTGGCGCCGGTCCTGGCGGGAGGGAGGACGGCAGGCACTGTGCATTTCGGGCCCAGCCGGGCGGCCGAAGGTCGACGACAGTGATTTCGCCGTGCTCGAGCCGCTCCTGCTGGATGGCGCGATGGCCGAGGGCTGGGCGGATGAGCGGTGGACGCTCTCAAAGGGTGCGCATGCTGATCGCGGACCAGCTGGGGGTGTCGTTGTCGATCCGCGGAGTGTGGGAGTTGCTGCGGCGGCACGGCTGGTCGTGTCAGCAGCCTGCGCGGCGGGCAGTGGAACGGGACGATGCGGCGGTGGCCGGCTGGGTGAAGGAGACCTGGCCCCAGGCAAAGCCACCGCGGCGGCGCTCGGGGCATGGCTGGTCTTCGAGGACGAGGCCGCCGTCTCGATGACGTCGCACCGCTCACGCACCTGGGCGCCCAGAGGGGGCACGCCCGTGGTGCGGTGCCGACATCGCAGAGGTCTATTCCTGCCCCGGCGCTGGGTCGTCGAGCGGACCTGGGCCTGGATGATGCATGCCCGCCGTCATGCACGTGACTACGAACGGCTCGTCCAACACTCCGAGATGCTGATCACCTGGGCCGCCATCACGCTCATGACCAGGCGACTGACCCGCAAAGGCCCCCGCACCGACAGCTGGACAAGGAAGCCCGAGACATCCTCCGCAGAGCCCGCAGCTCAGTCCGCCGCGGGGACTGGTGCCAGCTGACGTTCCGCCCTCTCAAGCCACGTCAGATACCAGCGGGTGAAAGTCATCGGAGCATCGTGCTCATCGAGGAGCGGCTTCAGGTCCTCGTCATCCGCCCTGTTGTCGGACCAGATTCGCCCACGCTCCGGGCCGCTGATGATCAACCACTCGCGGGCGGCACACCCCAGCGTTGAGATCACGACCGCGCCGACAGTGCGGTCCGCCGACCACATCACGGGTTCCCAGCGCTCTTCCCATGCCTCAATAGCGTCATCGAAGTCCTCGATGTCCTCGAAGTCCTCTTCTTCGGGGTGCTCGGCCAGCAGCGACTGGACAGCTTCAGGATCGGCACCTTCACGCGGAAAGGGCTTGGCCAGACGGGATAGGTCAGCCAGATCGGCTCCATCCCCCTCCCACCGCCAGCGACCCTGAATGAGTCGTACCGGATACACCCCATACGAGGGCCCGGCACCTCCGGCGCCCACCCAGAGGAGGAAGTCGCGGTACTCCCCGGGCAGCGACACACCCATCTGACCTTCGAGGTCGGCCAGCTCTGCCGGGGTCAAAGGGTCCTCAAGGAAGAACTTGTGCCCGATTGCGCCAAAAACACGATCACCGGCCGGCGCGGCAATGAGGGATTGCACCCGCTCCCGCACCCCCACCCATATCGAGTCATCCATGGGCCGAGCCTATGCCGCACGTCGAGGCGGGGCCGAGCAGGGTGGGCTCCGGCAGGCCAGCCTTCAAAAACACGCACTCAAGCGGCACGGAAGGCGTACGCGCCGGCCAACCTCTGCGCAGGTCCCGCACCGCGCCGTCCTGACCTGCGGAATGTCACAACTGGCTCTGCTTCGCGCTCTGTTGTTACACGTATGCCTCACGGCAACGCCTTACGCGAAGGGAAACAGGGTGGATCCGGTTGTGGCAGGAGCGGTTGTGACCGTTCTCGTCAGCATGGTGAGTGGCGCGGTGAAGATCGCACATCGCTGGTTGCGCACGGAGGTGGAGCTCGCGCGCATCGCGGACGAGGGCACCACCGCGCGAGTCCGGTATGCCGTACCGCGAGGTGCGATGCAGGAATCGGCAGGGCACCGGCGGGTCTGGTTCGCTCCCGAGTCGCATGGGGTGGGGGGTGGCTGTGATGGAGGATGCCGCCAGTCCTGACCTGCTTGTGGACTCAACGCCCGAGGTGCGGCCCCTGGAGGCGCCGGCCATAGCGCTACCGGGGCGCCAGCTCGCTTCTACCAGCTCGGGGAGTTCCACCGGCTCGACCAGCGCATTCCCGGCTGCCAGTGGCACCTCCTCGCCACCGAGGGGCTGCTGCCGCCACCCGTCCGCGAGCAGCTCCAGGACCTCATCGGCCGGGACGCGCCCCTTGCCGGGTAGGGGGCGATGTCAGACCGGCCTCGTAGCGTCGAAGACGAGGCCCCGGACCGGACGGGACCCCGGAGGACCGAAGGAGCGGGCCATGGGCGAGATCAGCATCGAGCGACAGCACCTTGACCACCTGCTGGCCGACAGCGCGAGCACGTACGGAGCCCCCTACCAGCGGGCCTTCGCCGAGCTCGCCGCAGCGCACCGAGGCCGGCCCGTCGCCGAGATCCTCCCGCTGCTGCGCCGGGCCTCCGACGAAGCGCTGCTCGGCTTCACGGACGCGGACCTCCGGGAACAGGCACAGGCGATCAGCACGGGCGAGCCGTACGTCCTGCGCGTCACGGTGGCCTGACCACGGTTGTGCCCGTCAGACCGCCCACTACGTGGCGGTCAGGCCTTGCGCCGGGCGCGGCCGGTGTGGGCGAGGGCGTCGGCGAGCTGGTCGTGGTTCATGGACGAGCGGCCCGGGATGCCGGCCGCGGCCGCCTTCTCGTACAGCTCGGCCTTCGTCAGCGCCGCCATGGGACGCCCCGCCGCTATCGCCGGAACTCCCGACGTCCGCGGTCACCTGACGGCGGGGTGACGGGCAGGTCGCGCGTACTTGAACCTCCGCGCCATTCGTTCGGAACCGCAGCGCCATACGCGTGCCGAGACCGTCGGCGTCACACGGCGCCGGGACTGGGGCTGGCTGACGAGCGGGCGACGCGGCGCGCCGTGCGGGAGCAGCGCGGTCATGTGGTGTGCAGAGGTTCCTTGAAGGACCTGCGGAAGACCGGACCCGCGAAGGGGATGATCGAGGACTTCACCTTCGACGTGAACGAGGTGGGGTGCCGTTCGAGTCTTACGTCGACGCGGGTGCCGTTGTCCGTGGGAGTCATGTGAAACTGCCAGCCGCCCGGGCCGAAGGGCACCGAGTCACGGGTGGTGACGCTGACGCTGTTCGCCGAGCGGTCCCATTCGTAGCGTGCACGCTCCCAGGACTTGTCGTTGCCCTCGGTCACCTCCGCCCAGGTGTCGCCCCGCTCGTGGACCTGGAAGTGCTCGGCATCGATGGAAGACCACTCGTCGACGCGGGAGGGGCTGAAGTTCGTCAGCACGCCCATCACCTCGTCCGGGCTCATCGAAGAGTTCACGTGGAAGTGTAGGGAAGGCATGACCTGCTCCCTGGTTCGAGATGACCGCCTCCACCTCCCAGGGTGCGCCTCCGCCCACTGCCGTGCACCAGCAGCCGGAAATGGGCGCGCGGGCCTTGTCCTCCCGCGGGGCGACGAGGTCACGACGGCAGTTCGGTCCCCGCCTGCTCCCGGACCATGTACCGGGCGTACCAGTCGGGCCAGTTTTCGTCCGCCGCAGCGATGCGTGCCTCGTGCTCCCCGTGTGCGGCCGCGGCACGGCGCAGCGCGCTCGCCAGGTCCTCGGCCGAGGCGAACGTCGTGGCCGCGGGGTCGAGGCGTCCCGGGAGCCGTGTGGTGATCTCCTGGAGCAGCCAGCCGTTGCCGTCCGGGTCGCTGAATGACAGGAACGAGCCGTAGCTCGTGCGCTGGGGATCCGGCCCCGGCACCCGGGCCTCCGTCCCGGCGTGGTGGAAGACGCCGCCGGCGTCGTGGAACACCTCGCTCGGCTCGGCGCCGAGCCGTTTCAGCTCCTCGCGTGCAGCGTTGATGTCGTCCACGACCAGGTGCAGGCCCTGGGCCGAGCCGGGCGTCTGGGAGGTGACCGAGGTGCCGAAGATGACCGATGCCGGCGAGCCGGGTGGCGTCACCTGCACCACCCTGAAGGTCTCGTCCGGGGCGACGTCCGCGTCCAGCCTCCAGCCGAGCCGCGTGTAGAAGTCCTTGGCCCGGTCGACGTCGGACACCGGCACCACTACGACTTCGAGTTTCATGTCCATGACTAACCACTCCTGGTTCGTGCAGATGCCGCCTTCGACGAGACTCGCACGGCCGGACGCGGGCCGCGCCCGGGAACCCAGTGGAGGGTGGCCCGGGGAGCACGCCGGGCCCGGCTTCGGAGCGGGCGGCGGCGGCCGGGAAGCCGATCCGGGTCAGTTGGCCTCCCACCAGCGGGTGACGACGTCGGCGTAGGCGTCGGCGCCCTCCTCCCAGGCGAAGTGGCCGACGTCGATGAGGTCCAGCTTGCTGTTGGGCAGGTGCAGGTCCAGATACTCGGCGTTCTCGGGCGGTACGACCGCGTCGTTGCGGCCTGCCAGGATCTGGACCGGCGTCTCCAGGCGGGGCAGCAGCTCGCCGAGGACGGGCATTTCAGCGGGGTGCGCGCGGACGTAGGGCAGCTGGTCGGCGAACCGCTGACCCGTGTAGGACGCGAGGTAGTCCTCGCGCACGACGTCCGGCAATTCGTAGCCGTGGATGCCGCCGATCGCGGCGGTCACGGCGGCCTTGGCGCTCATGGCCCGATAGGGGGACAGGTCCTCGTCGAACACCCAGTCCTTCAGGGGGCTTCCCAGGTTCAGCGGGACTGCCGTCCCTCCGGTGCCCACCACCAGCGGCCACCCGCACGATGAAGTCACCCATCGCGGTCGGGGACAGCAGGTCCTCGCGCAGCTCGGAATGGCCGAACCCGGGCAGGTCCACCGCAGTCAGGTGAGCGTGCCGGGCCAGCTTCGACCAGATCGCGTCATAGGCGTACAGGCTCTCGGGCCACGGGCTGAGCAGCAGAGCCTCGCGGGCGCGGGGCACGTCACTCTCCGCGTACCGGATGGACAGTCCGTCGATGGTCCGGAACCGGGGCCTGATCTCGCTCATTTACCCGTCCTCTCAGGGGCCTTCGTGGCACGCGCCCCGGGCCGTGACGCAAACGTGTCTATGACAACACGGACAGCGACACGCGGCGACGGCGCGCCCGCGGGACCCGGGGAGAGGGCTAATGTCGCCGGGTACCGAACGGAGTCCCCATGACCTTCGCCTGCTCCTCGATCCGGACCCGGCTCGAAGAGGGCGTTCTGTGGGCCACCCTCGACGCGGGCCCGCTCAACCTCCTCGGTGTCGATCTGGTGCGTGACCTGGTCTCCCTTGTCGACACCCTGGACGACGACCCCGGCGACGTACGCGTCCTCGTCATCGACAGCGCCTCGCCGGACTACTTCTCGGCGCACGTGGATCTCACCGCGGTCCCGCAGTACACCGCGGAGGCGGCCAAGGCCGGCGGCCCCGGTGACGCCTCGCTCGGCATGTTCCTGCACAGGCTGTCGCGCGTCCCCGTGATCACCATCGCCAAAGTGCGCGGCCGTGCCCGCGGCGGCGGCAACGAACTCGCACTGGCCTGCGACATGACCTTCGCATCGCGCGAGAACGCGGTCTTCGGCCAGTTCGAGTGCGGGACCGGCGCCCTTCCCGGCGCGGGCGGCATCCAGCACCTGACCCGGCGGCTCGGCCGCACTCGCGCCATCGAGGCCGTCGCAGGAGCGGCCGATTTCACCGCCGACCTCGCCGAGCGCTACGGCTGGATCAACCGTGCCCTGCCCGACGCCGAACTGGACGGCTTCGTCGAGCACCTGGCCAAGCGCATCGCCGGATTCCCGCCCCAGGGGGTCCGGGCCGCCAAGCGCTCGATCAACGACCTCACGCTGGCGGAGCCCGCGCACATCCGCTCCGACGCCGCCACCTTCCAGGCCCTGATCACCCTGCCCGAAACCCGCGAGCGCCTGGAGCACCTGACCCACCGAGGACTCCAGCGCGCGGGCGAGACCGAACGCGACCTCGGCACGGCCGTGGCGGAGTTCCCCCGTTGACATGGCACATCCCGCCCAGCCGCCGAACGCTTCGCGCAAATGTTCCGTGAGGCTACGACTCGCCCGCGGCAAGGGGGAACTCCGTCCAGACGGTCTTGCCGTCCCGGGTGTAGCGGGTGCCCCACCGCTCGGTGAGCTGGGCCACCAGGAAGAGTCCGCGGCCGCCCTCATCGGTGGTGCGCGCCCGTCGTAGGTGCGGAGCCGTGCTGCTGCCGTCGGAAACCTCGCAGATCAGGCTGCGGTCGCGGATGAGCCGCAGGGTCCCCGACCCGCCGCCGTACCGGTAGGCGTTGGTGACCAGTTCACTGACGACCAATTCGGCGGCCGGAGAGACGGTGGAGAAGGCCGAACCGGCGGCGGAGCCGACCGGTGCCGTCGACCTCATGGAGGCCCTGCGCGCCAGTGTCGAGCGGGCCCGGAGTCCCAAGGACACCGGCGAGAAGGCCGCCTCCCCCGGCGCCCGCGCGGCCGACGGAAAGAAGGCGCCGGCCGCGAAGAAGCGGGCGCGCTCCGGGCCGGCGGCCAAGGGCCGGGAGCTGGGGTCTCGAACCGGTCCGGGTGCCGGGCCGCGGCGAACAGCGCCGCGGGAGTGCCGATGCCGGGACCCACGACGTGCGGTTTTGTCAAAGATCCGCTTCGCAGTGTGCTTCTGCTTCGGCGGAGCGTCCAGATCTGCCTGAAGGAAGCCGTCGATGATCCGCTTGTAGGGGTCCAGCCGGGTCGTCCGGGGACGGTGTTTCTTGCGCGGCTCCGGCCACTGAGCATCCAGAGCCCTGCGGACGGTTCGCCAGGTCACGCCGTACTTGTGCTCCAGAGCACGCATCGACACGTTGCCCTGACGGTGGTCACGACGGATCGCCGCGTACAGCTCGACCTTCGACTTCGGCAGGCGCATGGAGCCCCCAATGGGAGAAGCACACGCAGCGTCCCATCACAAGGCCTCAGCCGCCGTCAAAACAAAGCAACATCCACTAGATCGGTCAGGACTGCCTCCCACAAGCGCTAACAAACGCCTCCCTCACTCACTGACATGCGCACCGGGTGGATGCGCACCACCGCGCCAGTGCGCATCGTGCGCGCGGCTACGGACGCCCAGTCATGGACTGCACCGTGCGGGCCCACTCCAGGTGTTCATCGCGCATGCTCTCCAGGGCGGCGCGGGTGTCTCAGTGGTCGTCGGGGTCGGGGATGACGTTCTCGACGAAGCGGATGATGCTGCGGGCGATGCCCAGCACGGCCGTAGTAGGGGAGTCGCGCGTCCAGTCCCGCAGGGCGGACAGCAAGATGCACCCGACCTCGTCCAGGGTGAAGGAGTCCGCGTGCGGCTCCCCGTCACCCAGGAACCCCGTGACGGGGAAGACGATGTTCTCGGCGAGCCGCAGCAACAGGAAGGCCAGCTCCGGAGTGGCCGGCGTGCGGGGCACCCACGCTTCTCCTATTAGACGTCGTTTCTTATGGCGTGATCGTTCGTTGAACCGTGCATGACGGACTTGGTTGAGCGGCTGGTGCCGGATGAGTTGTGGGTCCTGTTTCGGCGGGTGGTGCCGCCGACTGAGGTGATACGCCCGCAGGGCGGGGGCCGACGGCGGGCGGGTGACCGCGAGGCGCTGGCGGCAATCATCTTCGTGGCGACGTCGGGCTGCACGTGGCGGCAGCTCCCGCCGGTGTTCGGCCCGAGCTGGCAGACGGTCTACCGACGCTTCGCCCAGTGGAGCAGGGCCCGTGTCTGGGCTCGGCTCCACCGAGTGATCCTCGACGAACTCGGAGCTCGAGGCGATCTGGACTGGTCGCGGTGCGCGATCGACTCGGTCAGTCTCAGGGCTGCAAAAGGGGGCCACTGACAGGACCGAATCCGACCGACCGCGGCAAGCCGGGATCGAAAATCCACCTGATCACCGACCGGAATGGACTGCCGATCTCGCTGGGGATCTCGAGCGCCAACATGCACGACAGTCTCGGCCTTGAACCGCTCGTGCGCGGGATCCCGCCCATCCGGTCCCGCCGCGGCCCACGGCGACGAAGGCCGGCGAAGTTGCACGCCGACAAGGGTTACGACTATCCCCATCTGCGTCGATGGCTACGCAAACGCGGCATCCGCCATCGCATCGCGCGCAAGGGGATCGAGTCCTCAATGCGGCTCGGCCGACACCGCTGGGTCGTTGAGAGAACCGTGTCCTGGCTCGCCGGCTGCCGTCGGCTCCACCGCCGATACGAGCGCAAGGCCGAACACTTCCTCGCCTTTGTTGGCATCGCCGCTGCCCTGATCTGCCACCGCCGCCTCACCAAATGAAACGATGTCTTAGGCGATGGGCCCCAGCGCCTTAGTACTGCAACGGTGCTTGTCGTGATGGTTGGGCAGTTTCTGGTGGTGTGTGGCCGCGTCGTTTGTAGTGACTGACGCGGGCTTGGTGTTGACGTCTGCGGCGCCAGTGTGACCAGTGCAGGATGTGGTCGATGGTCGGGCGGGGCCGGGTGAGCCGGCTGATCAGGCGTCGGATTTCGGGCAGGGTGAGGGGTATGAGCTGGGAGGATCCGTTTCTGCTTTCCCGGTGTCGAGTTCGCGGGCCCTCAGGACGGTGAGGCAGGCGTGGGCGGCCATGGCCAGGGTCATGTGGCGGTGCCAGCCGTCGTAGCGGCGGACCTGGTAGTCGTCCAGGCCGCACTCCTGCTTC
This genomic interval carries:
- a CDS encoding VOC family protein, translating into MDMKLEVVVVPVSDVDRAKDFYTRLGWRLDADVAPDETFRVVQVTPPGSPASVIFGTSVTSQTPGSAQGLHLVVDDINAAREELKRLGAEPSEVFHDAGGVFHHAGTEARVPGPDPQRTSYGSFLSFSDPDGNGWLLQEITTRLPGRLDPAATTFASAEDLASALRRAAAAHGEHEARIAAADENWPDWYARYMVREQAGTELPS
- a CDS encoding IS5 family transposase (programmed frameshift); protein product: MTDLVERLVPDELWVLFRRVVPPTEVIRPQGGGRRRAGDREALAAIIFVATSGCTWRQLPPVFGPSWQTVYRRFAQWSRARVWARLHRVILDELGARGDLDWSRCAIDSVSLRAAKGGHLTGPNPTDRGKPGSKIHLITDRNGLPISLGISSANMHDSLGLEPLVRGIPPIRSRRGPRRRRPAKLHADKGYDYPHLRRWLRKRGIRHRIARKGIESSMRLGRHRWVVERTVSWLAGCRRLHRRYERKAEHFLAFVGIAAALICHRRLTK
- a CDS encoding alpha/beta fold hydrolase, with protein sequence MVGTGGTAVPLNLGSPLKDWVFDEDLSPYRAMSAKAAVTAAIGGIHGYELPDVVREDYLASYTGQRFADQLPYVRAHPAEMPVLGELLPRLETPVQILAGRNDAVVPPENAEYLDLHLPNSKLDLIDVGHFAWEEGADAYADVVTRWWEAN
- a CDS encoding winged helix-turn-helix domain-containing protein produces the protein MLIADQLGVSLSIRGVWELLRRHGWSCQQPARRAVERDDAAVAGWVKETWPQAKPPRRRSGHGWSSRTRPPSR
- a CDS encoding alcohol dehydrogenase — protein: MGTYRVAQVTSPDGRFEIVEREVPQPGPDHVRIAVDACGICHSDAVFVGAKVPGVRFPLVPGHEVAGRIEALGEGAEDRGWQVGDRVAVGWFGGSCGHCTPCRQGDFIVCENLKVPGWAYDGGFAEAVIAPSDALARIPDALAATDAAPMACAGVTTYNGLRRSSARPGDLVAVLGIGGLGHLAVQYAVAMGFETVAIARGADKAEFAEQLGAHHYVDSTAGTSVADALRSLGGAKVVLATAANSGAITATVDGLAQRGELVVIGAAPEPLEISPMQVLMSGRVVRGHPSGTSQDVEDTMAFSALHGIRPIVEAVPLSRTDEAYRKMLSGAARFRMVLTG
- a CDS encoding enoyl-CoA hydratase/isomerase family protein — its product is MTFACSSIRTRLEEGVLWATLDAGPLNLLGVDLVRDLVSLVDTLDDDPGDVRVLVIDSASPDYFSAHVDLTAVPQYTAEAAKAGGPGDASLGMFLHRLSRVPVITIAKVRGRARGGGNELALACDMTFASRENAVFGQFECGTGALPGAGGIQHLTRRLGRTRAIEAVAGAADFTADLAERYGWINRALPDAELDGFVEHLAKRIAGFPPQGVRAAKRSINDLTLAEPAHIRSDAATFQALITLPETRERLEHLTHRGLQRAGETERDLGTAVAEFPR
- a CDS encoding SMI1/KNR4 family protein, with protein sequence MDDSIWVGVRERVQSLIAAPAGDRVFGAIGHKFFLEDPLTPAELADLEGQMGVSLPGEYRDFLLWVGAGGAGPSYGVYPVRLIQGRWRWEGDGADLADLSRLAKPFPREGADPEAVQSLLAEHPEEEDFEDIEDFDDAIEAWEERWEPVMWSADRTVGAVVISTLGCAAREWLIISGPERGRIWSDNRADDEDLKPLLDEHDAPMTFTRWYLTWLERAERQLAPVPAAD